From one Rubrobacter xylanophilus genomic stretch:
- a CDS encoding MFS transporter, with the protein MSEPLFRNGRFVRLWAGQGVSFVGDAITMVALVVLVVDLTGSAVDVGGVLLARLLPTLAGPLIGVVADRLHDRRRLLVAVDLARAGLVSGMIFASSMPILYALAFLLGLCQTLFNPTIRASFPGVVGGGDLTRANAVISGTFSCALAAGPALGGVVVAAAGVDAAFALDAATYLVSAALLASVPMPRPPGGEGGAGFLRELTAGLGYLRRTRVPLALVVGAGLLMLAENATVPAEVFLAKQTFGAGDAGYGALVGTWGAGMIAGSGLMAALGDRARLLVWYLASVFTAAAALAATGAAPFFWAALCAFTLAGVCNGVDNVSTDALLQKQVSGPFLGRVYSVLFTARTAGESLALLSGGLLVEATGPRATYVLSAAAVAAVGLFVLSLLASSGRQAAL; encoded by the coding sequence GTGAGCGAACCCCTCTTCAGAAACGGGCGTTTCGTGCGGCTGTGGGCCGGCCAAGGCGTCTCGTTCGTGGGGGATGCCATAACCATGGTCGCCCTGGTGGTGCTGGTGGTGGACCTGACCGGCAGCGCGGTCGACGTGGGCGGGGTGCTCCTCGCCCGGCTGCTCCCCACCCTCGCCGGTCCGCTGATCGGGGTGGTGGCCGACCGCCTCCACGATCGCCGGAGGCTTCTGGTCGCTGTGGACCTCGCGCGGGCCGGGTTGGTCTCGGGTATGATCTTCGCCTCCAGCATGCCCATCCTGTACGCGCTGGCCTTCCTCCTCGGGCTCTGCCAGACGCTCTTCAACCCCACCATAAGGGCCTCCTTCCCCGGGGTGGTCGGCGGCGGGGATCTCACCCGGGCGAACGCCGTCATCTCCGGGACTTTCAGCTGCGCCCTCGCCGCCGGGCCCGCACTCGGCGGGGTGGTCGTGGCCGCCGCCGGGGTGGATGCCGCCTTCGCGCTGGACGCGGCGACCTACCTCGTCTCGGCCGCCCTGCTCGCCTCGGTGCCGATGCCCCGCCCGCCCGGGGGGGAGGGGGGAGCCGGCTTTCTACGGGAGCTCACCGCCGGTCTCGGCTACCTGCGGCGGACGCGGGTCCCGCTCGCCCTGGTCGTCGGGGCCGGGCTTTTGATGCTGGCCGAGAACGCCACCGTCCCGGCGGAGGTCTTTCTCGCCAAGCAGACCTTCGGGGCGGGGGACGCGGGCTACGGAGCGCTGGTCGGCACCTGGGGTGCCGGGATGATAGCGGGTTCCGGGCTCATGGCCGCCCTGGGCGACCGGGCGCGGTTGCTGGTCTGGTATCTCGCCAGCGTCTTCACGGCCGCCGCCGCGCTCGCCGCAACGGGTGCCGCTCCCTTTTTCTGGGCGGCGCTCTGCGCGTTCACCCTGGCCGGGGTATGCAACGGGGTGGACAACGTCTCCACCGACGCCCTGCTGCAGAAACAGGTCTCCGGACCCTTCCTCGGGCGGGTGTACTCGGTGCTCTTCACCGCCCGCACCGCCGGTGAGAGCCTGGCCCTCCTCTCGGGAGGGCTTTTGGTCGAGGCCACCGGTCCGCGGGCCACGTACGTGCTCTCCGCGGCGGCGGTGGCGGCCGTGGGGCTCTTCGTGCTCTCGCTGCTCGCCTCCTCCGGCCGCCAGGCTGCCTTGTAG